A genomic segment from Labrus bergylta chromosome 3, fLabBer1.1, whole genome shotgun sequence encodes:
- the pdcd2 gene encoding programmed cell death protein 2 isoform X1, which produces MTVNPANMSSASSMSTAEVVLGFLEDAEPWRLLSPQFPSKVGGKPAWLSQGGLPSLPGLECEICRLPMAFLLQVYAPISGDDRCFHRTLFLFCCKTRECYTLNDSRCMKVFRSQLSRRNAFYPYNPPSEDEPPHDYEPNMSVLSPSGVKLCWVCGCPGTKACSRCHSVTYCGKHHQTLHWKHSHKKECCSQEATVVTSPFVFPESELVTEPEEEGEDVEEKETKEAEEEAETANCPSIESTLIETDLEEMAMHETEDNEVFQRFKKKIAPEPHQVVRYSRGGSPLWISSKHIPTDQDIPSCTCGAKRTFEFQVMPQLLNSLCEDSTGASIDWGTLAIYTCSVNCNHDDLYCPEFIWKQDFSPDQPTETQPTQ; this is translated from the exons ATGACAGTTAACCCCGCTAACATGTCCAGCGCCAGCAGCATGTCCACTGCGGAGGTAGTGCTGGGTTTTCTGGAGGATGCGGAGCCGTGGCGGCTGCTGTCCCCGCAGTTCCCCAGCAAAGTGGGAGGGAAACCGGCGTGGCTCAGCCAGGGTGGCCTGCCTTCACTGCCTGGGCTGGAGTGTGAGATCTGCCGCCTGCCCATGGCTTTTCTACTGCAG GTGTATGCACCCATTTCTGGCGATGACAGATGTTTTCACAGGACGCTCTTTCTGTTCTGCTGCAAGACTCGGGAGTGCTACACATTGAACGACAGCCGCTGTATGAAAG TTTTCAGAAGTCAGCTAAGCAGGAGGAATGCCTTCTACCCCTACAACCCTCCATCAG AAGATGAACCGCCTCATGATTATGAACCGAACATGAGTGTGTTGTCCCCTTCTGGAGTAAAACTGTGTTGGGTTTGTGGCTGCCCCGGCACCAAGGCCTGCTCCCGCTGTCACAGTGTAACATACTGTGGGAAGCACCACCAGACCCTTCATTGGAAACACAGTCACAAGAAGGAGTGCTGCAGCCAAG AAGCGACCGTCGTCACGTCTCCTTTTGTCTTCCCTGAGTCAGAGCTGGTCACTGAgcctgaggaggagggggaggatgtggaagagaaagaaacaaaggaggcagaagaagaagcagaaactGCAAATTGTCCATCTATAGAAAGCA CTCTGATAGAGACAGACCTGGAGGAGATGGCTATGCATGAGACTGAAGACAACGAAGTCTTCCAGCGGTTCAAAAAGAAGATCGCACCAGAGCCGCAccag GTGGTGCGTTACAGCCGAGGTGGCTCCCCTTTGTGGATCTCTTCAAAGCACATCCCTACAGATCAGGATATCCCATCATGCACCTGTGGCGCCAAGAGGACCTTTGAGTTCCAG gTGATGCCCCAGCTGTTAAACAGTCTGTGCGAGGACTCAACAGGAGCAAGTATTGACTGGGGGACACTGGCCATCTACACATGCTCTGTCAACTGTAACCATGACGACCTGTACTGCCCCGAGTTCATTTGGAAGCAGGACTTCAGCCCAGATCAACCCACAGAGACTCAACCCACACAATAG
- the pdcd2 gene encoding programmed cell death protein 2 isoform X2 translates to MTVNPANMSSASSMSTAEVVLGFLEDAEPWRLLSPQFPSKVGGKPAWLSQGGLPSLPGLECEICRLPMAFLLQVYAPISGDDRCFHRTLFLFCCKTRECYTLNDSRCMKVFRSQLSRRNAFYPYNPPSDEPPHDYEPNMSVLSPSGVKLCWVCGCPGTKACSRCHSVTYCGKHHQTLHWKHSHKKECCSQEATVVTSPFVFPESELVTEPEEEGEDVEEKETKEAEEEAETANCPSIESTLIETDLEEMAMHETEDNEVFQRFKKKIAPEPHQVVRYSRGGSPLWISSKHIPTDQDIPSCTCGAKRTFEFQVMPQLLNSLCEDSTGASIDWGTLAIYTCSVNCNHDDLYCPEFIWKQDFSPDQPTETQPTQ, encoded by the exons ATGACAGTTAACCCCGCTAACATGTCCAGCGCCAGCAGCATGTCCACTGCGGAGGTAGTGCTGGGTTTTCTGGAGGATGCGGAGCCGTGGCGGCTGCTGTCCCCGCAGTTCCCCAGCAAAGTGGGAGGGAAACCGGCGTGGCTCAGCCAGGGTGGCCTGCCTTCACTGCCTGGGCTGGAGTGTGAGATCTGCCGCCTGCCCATGGCTTTTCTACTGCAG GTGTATGCACCCATTTCTGGCGATGACAGATGTTTTCACAGGACGCTCTTTCTGTTCTGCTGCAAGACTCGGGAGTGCTACACATTGAACGACAGCCGCTGTATGAAAG TTTTCAGAAGTCAGCTAAGCAGGAGGAATGCCTTCTACCCCTACAACCCTCCATCAG ATGAACCGCCTCATGATTATGAACCGAACATGAGTGTGTTGTCCCCTTCTGGAGTAAAACTGTGTTGGGTTTGTGGCTGCCCCGGCACCAAGGCCTGCTCCCGCTGTCACAGTGTAACATACTGTGGGAAGCACCACCAGACCCTTCATTGGAAACACAGTCACAAGAAGGAGTGCTGCAGCCAAG AAGCGACCGTCGTCACGTCTCCTTTTGTCTTCCCTGAGTCAGAGCTGGTCACTGAgcctgaggaggagggggaggatgtggaagagaaagaaacaaaggaggcagaagaagaagcagaaactGCAAATTGTCCATCTATAGAAAGCA CTCTGATAGAGACAGACCTGGAGGAGATGGCTATGCATGAGACTGAAGACAACGAAGTCTTCCAGCGGTTCAAAAAGAAGATCGCACCAGAGCCGCAccag GTGGTGCGTTACAGCCGAGGTGGCTCCCCTTTGTGGATCTCTTCAAAGCACATCCCTACAGATCAGGATATCCCATCATGCACCTGTGGCGCCAAGAGGACCTTTGAGTTCCAG gTGATGCCCCAGCTGTTAAACAGTCTGTGCGAGGACTCAACAGGAGCAAGTATTGACTGGGGGACACTGGCCATCTACACATGCTCTGTCAACTGTAACCATGACGACCTGTACTGCCCCGAGTTCATTTGGAAGCAGGACTTCAGCCCAGATCAACCCACAGAGACTCAACCCACACAATAG